The proteins below come from a single Priestia megaterium NBRC 15308 = ATCC 14581 genomic window:
- a CDS encoding DUF3888 domain-containing protein: protein MKRLMAATVLFLWLTGGMVSYTEAAPQPSIKQKHTDFYDAFLMLLNPYAEKAIRTKYPDRSYSLWNADILSVKRVSGGFSNYDFVVKVKYDTFTGPHNPPEGPVVITFSVKNEVKILKVEG from the coding sequence ATGAAACGATTAATGGCTGCCACAGTTCTTTTCCTATGGTTAACAGGAGGAATGGTCAGTTATACAGAAGCTGCTCCTCAACCGTCCATTAAACAGAAGCACACGGATTTCTATGATGCCTTTTTAATGTTGTTAAATCCCTATGCGGAGAAAGCGATTCGAACAAAATACCCTGATCGTAGTTATAGTTTGTGGAATGCAGATATTTTGAGTGTGAAGCGTGTATCGGGTGGATTCTCAAACTATGATTTCGTAGTGAAAGTGAAATACGACACGTTTACAGGTCCACACAACCCGCCTGAAGGACCTGTGGTCATCACATTTTCGGTGAAAAATGAGGTCAAGATTCTAAAAGTTGAAGGGTAA
- a CDS encoding anti-repressor SinI family protein: protein MKDSEKNLPEEWMKLVREAMNLNVSKEQFKQFLEEKAENNNKVKNIR, encoded by the coding sequence ATGAAGGATTCTGAGAAAAATCTTCCTGAAGAATGGATGAAGCTAGTTAGAGAAGCAATGAATTTAAATGTGAGCAAAGAACAATTTAAACAGTTTTTAGAAGAAAAAGCTGAAAATAACAACAAAGTAAAAAACATTAGATAA
- a CDS encoding dihydrodipicolinate synthase family protein, whose amino-acid sequence MKNKVKWSGVFPAVLIPFKDDYSIDEEGFRSLVRWVAGHEGVNGIVVNGHTGEIMTLLPEERAEAVRIAADELKGRIPVISGVSAEGTIEAIQHAQAVEKAGGSGILLMPPHSWLRFGMQEESPVQFFKDVAEAINISIVVHQYPTWTKTSYTTSQLLEMAAIPNVVSIKVGQRDIAQYEVDIRALKKNAPDVSLLTCHDEYLLPTLVQGIDGALVGFGCFVPDLIAELVKCVKDQDLTAANAVYDRIFELKQAVYKMDEPSSTSHLRMKEAMYQRGLISSSLARRPVLPLKEEEVEEIRQGLLKVGLLKDEVKA is encoded by the coding sequence ATGAAAAACAAAGTAAAATGGAGTGGCGTATTTCCAGCAGTTCTTATTCCGTTTAAGGACGATTATTCAATTGATGAAGAGGGCTTTCGTTCTTTAGTTCGCTGGGTCGCAGGTCATGAAGGTGTTAATGGAATTGTAGTAAATGGTCATACAGGGGAAATTATGACTTTATTGCCTGAAGAACGTGCAGAGGCCGTACGAATTGCAGCTGACGAATTAAAAGGTCGCATTCCTGTTATCTCTGGTGTTTCTGCAGAAGGAACAATCGAGGCTATCCAACATGCGCAAGCGGTAGAAAAAGCTGGAGGGAGTGGAATCCTCCTTATGCCTCCACATTCTTGGCTACGATTCGGGATGCAAGAAGAATCACCAGTACAGTTTTTTAAAGACGTGGCAGAAGCTATTAATATCTCAATCGTTGTTCACCAATATCCAACTTGGACGAAAACATCGTATACAACTAGCCAATTATTAGAAATGGCTGCTATTCCAAACGTTGTGTCTATCAAAGTTGGACAACGAGATATTGCACAATATGAAGTAGATATTCGAGCACTAAAAAAGAATGCGCCTGATGTTTCACTCTTAACATGTCATGATGAATACTTGTTACCTACTTTAGTTCAAGGAATTGACGGTGCATTAGTTGGATTTGGTTGTTTTGTACCGGATTTAATTGCAGAACTAGTGAAATGTGTGAAAGATCAAGATCTAACGGCTGCTAATGCCGTGTATGATCGTATCTTTGAATTAAAGCAAGCTGTATATAAAATGGATGAGCCTTCTTCTACCTCTCATTTACGTATGAAGGAAGCAATGTATCAACGTGGATTAATTAGTAGTTCATTAGCAAGACGTCCAGTATTACCTTTAAAAGAAGAAGAGGTAGAAGAGATTCGTCAAGGACTACTAAAAGTAGGATTACTAAAAGATGAAGTGAAAGCGTAA
- a CDS encoding MarR family winged helix-turn-helix transcriptional regulator, producing MTTNPKNELLNNWISITNIQLRIANELERALQKNYDLSLKEFYVLYFLSQSSDKKLRLQQLQEMVGLSQSAMSRLVGRLEAKSCGVLQRHICEDDRRGIYTSLTEKGSEKLQGCLDTVYTILQSAFSKENIHHELQTLLHES from the coding sequence ATGACAACCAATCCAAAAAACGAACTTTTAAATAATTGGATATCCATTACTAATATTCAACTACGTATTGCTAATGAACTTGAAAGGGCTCTACAAAAAAATTATGATCTATCATTGAAAGAATTTTACGTTCTTTACTTTTTATCTCAAAGCAGTGATAAAAAATTAAGACTACAGCAATTACAAGAGATGGTTGGATTAAGCCAAAGTGCTATGTCACGATTAGTAGGTAGACTTGAGGCTAAGAGTTGTGGAGTTTTGCAAAGACATATATGTGAGGATGACAGGAGAGGTATCTATACTAGTCTGACTGAAAAAGGTTCAGAAAAACTACAGGGATGCTTAGATACTGTTTATACCATTCTTCAATCTGCGTTTTCAAAGGAAAATATTCATCATGAGTTACAAACGTTATTACACGAATCATGA
- a CDS encoding NADH:flavin oxidoreductase/NADH oxidase — translation MDHLFSPYKIKGLDLKNRITMPPMCQYSVEKKDGIATDWHYLHYVNRAIGGTSFIIIEMTDVEPDGRITDYDLGLWSDDQIPALARIVEACHRYGAKVGIQIAHAGRKAEDAEVPVAPSAIPFDKKSKTPRALSTDEVKEMVKKFRRAVQRAVKAGVDAIEIHGAHGYLIHQFHSPLTNKREDEYGKDLTKFGRQIIEAAKAEIPEDMPLIMRISAKEYVEGGYGINESIEFAKDYQEAGVDMFHISSGGEGPIGAGGRPGTHAGYQVPLAQEIRKALNVPVIAVGRLDDPALANAVIGNEDADLVAVGRGMLRNPHWALEAASTLKRETTVPKQYADGFRR, via the coding sequence ATGGATCACTTATTTAGCCCTTATAAGATAAAAGGATTGGACTTAAAAAACCGTATTACGATGCCCCCAATGTGCCAATATTCTGTTGAAAAAAAGGATGGAATTGCTACTGACTGGCATTACTTACACTATGTAAATCGTGCAATCGGTGGGACTAGTTTTATTATAATTGAAATGACAGATGTGGAACCTGATGGCCGTATTACAGATTATGATTTAGGATTATGGTCAGATGACCAAATTCCTGCTTTAGCACGAATTGTAGAAGCTTGTCATCGTTACGGAGCTAAAGTGGGCATCCAAATTGCTCACGCTGGTCGTAAAGCTGAAGATGCAGAGGTACCAGTTGCTCCTTCGGCTATTCCATTTGATAAAAAATCAAAAACACCTAGAGCTCTTTCAACAGATGAAGTGAAAGAAATGGTAAAGAAGTTCCGTAGAGCTGTACAGCGTGCTGTGAAAGCTGGTGTAGATGCTATTGAAATTCATGGTGCTCATGGATATTTAATTCATCAATTCCACTCTCCTTTAACAAATAAACGAGAAGATGAGTATGGAAAAGATCTGACTAAATTTGGCCGACAAATTATTGAAGCAGCAAAAGCTGAAATACCGGAAGATATGCCATTAATCATGCGGATATCTGCTAAAGAGTATGTAGAAGGCGGATATGGCATTAATGAAAGTATCGAGTTTGCAAAAGACTATCAAGAAGCTGGCGTAGATATGTTTCATATCTCTTCAGGAGGTGAAGGTCCTATCGGTGCTGGTGGGAGACCCGGCACGCATGCAGGCTACCAAGTACCATTAGCTCAAGAGATTAGGAAAGCTCTCAATGTTCCAGTCATCGCTGTTGGAAGATTAGATGATCCTGCGCTTGCAAATGCTGTTATCGGTAATGAGGATGCAGACCTTGTAGCTGTGGGAAGAGGCATGTTACGAAACCCTCATTGGGCATTAGAAGCTGCATCTACATTGAAAAGAGAAACGACTGTCCCAAAACAATATGCAGATGGTTTTAGAAGATAA
- a CDS encoding 5-methyltetrahydropteroyltriglutamate--homocysteine S-methyltransferase → MTKTLVKAPFKADHVGSFLRTTPLKEAREAYANGKINKADLKSVEDKEIEKLVQKQIEVGLKSITDGEFRRSWWHLDFLSGLEGVEEFETEYISQFKGAKTKNKAIRVVGKVDFNHHYMLEHFTFLKEAVEQYGDGSQVAKFSIPSPNMLFTRIQEDTYYKGSRDQFYHDTVAAYQKAIQAFYDAGCRYLQLDDTSWIDFVSEERINAVVEKLGMDVKDIIDTRVSCLNDAISKKPEDMLITMHICRGNFRSTYITSGGYDTISDAIFANLHVDGLFLEYDDNRSGDFEPLKSFTRNNQTVVLGLVTSKFPTLEDAKVIKRRIQEASEYIPLENLSLSPQCGFASTEEGNELTEEEQWNKINHVIQIAQDVWTNN, encoded by the coding sequence ATGACGAAGACATTAGTGAAGGCTCCATTTAAAGCTGATCACGTAGGCAGCTTTTTACGAACGACTCCCCTTAAAGAAGCAAGAGAAGCGTATGCGAATGGGAAAATCAATAAGGCCGATTTAAAATCTGTAGAGGACAAAGAAATTGAAAAACTTGTCCAGAAACAAATTGAGGTAGGGCTTAAATCCATCACTGATGGTGAATTTAGACGCTCATGGTGGCATTTGGACTTCTTATCAGGCTTAGAAGGCGTAGAGGAGTTTGAAACAGAATATATCAGCCAATTCAAAGGTGCAAAAACAAAAAATAAAGCGATTAGGGTAGTAGGTAAAGTAGACTTCAATCATCATTATATGCTGGAACACTTTACGTTCTTAAAAGAAGCTGTCGAACAGTATGGTGATGGAAGCCAAGTTGCTAAATTCTCTATTCCAAGCCCCAACATGTTATTTACTCGAATTCAAGAAGATACATATTACAAGGGAAGCAGAGATCAATTTTATCATGATACTGTGGCTGCTTATCAAAAAGCTATTCAGGCCTTTTACGACGCAGGCTGCCGTTATCTACAACTAGATGATACTTCCTGGATTGATTTCGTTTCTGAAGAACGCATCAATGCGGTTGTTGAGAAGCTTGGTATGGATGTAAAAGACATTATCGATACTCGAGTAAGTTGCTTAAATGATGCTATTTCTAAAAAGCCTGAAGATATGCTCATTACTATGCATATTTGCCGTGGAAACTTTAGATCTACGTATATCACAAGTGGTGGCTATGATACTATATCCGATGCAATCTTTGCTAACTTACATGTAGATGGACTTTTCCTTGAATATGATGATAACCGTTCAGGAGATTTTGAACCATTAAAAAGTTTTACACGTAACAATCAAACCGTTGTATTAGGATTGGTAACATCTAAATTCCCTACATTAGAAGATGCTAAGGTCATTAAGCGAAGAATCCAAGAAGCAAGTGAATATATTCCTCTAGAAAACTTGTCATTGAGTCCTCAATGTGGCTTTGCGAGTACAGAAGAAGGAAACGAATTAACAGAAGAAGAGCAATGGAATAAAATTAATCACGTAATTCAAATTGCTCAAGATGTCTGGACAAATAACTAA
- a CDS encoding FtsK/SpoIIIE domain-containing protein codes for MFEKLKLRGKLIKAFRTAEIYRVIKRGDRASYQFPKIHRIDHHNNYTRYAFSLLNGIDPELLTKKRWALRQVLGSNIEVNGSLKNFSITVHHKDLPTMLKYDYETIHPHIEKMELPVCIGQEIYGNFISWDFADLETLLISGEIGAGKSSLMRVILTTWVKYASPEDLRLVLVDLKRADLGLFHGIEHVDALCFEAKDMRKPFALLRTEMYRRGDLLLEHGVTHISRLPFKLPRIVVVIDEMSIVKRETDLVEMIQQFASQGRALGVHTIIAMQRPDADLLNSALKANLRVRISGRQADAINAKVAGVIGAEEIDAAARGRMKIKIDEVKEFQAYFLDEEVCKELLSSYKTHVKDPEPQLEVVSQSIFGLLEKEEQR; via the coding sequence ATGTTTGAAAAACTAAAATTGCGTGGGAAGCTTATTAAAGCGTTTCGTACAGCAGAGATTTATCGAGTCATAAAGCGTGGGGATCGTGCCTCCTATCAATTTCCGAAAATCCATCGGATCGATCATCATAATAACTATACTCGGTATGCCTTTTCTTTACTAAATGGCATTGATCCTGAACTCTTAACGAAAAAAAGATGGGCATTACGACAAGTATTAGGCAGCAATATTGAAGTGAATGGCAGCTTAAAAAACTTTAGTATTACCGTTCATCACAAAGACTTACCTACCATGCTTAAATATGATTATGAAACAATCCATCCTCATATTGAGAAGATGGAGCTGCCTGTCTGTATTGGTCAAGAAATCTATGGAAACTTCATTTCGTGGGACTTTGCGGATCTAGAAACCTTGCTAATATCGGGTGAAATTGGAGCTGGAAAAAGCAGTCTCATGCGTGTGATCCTCACAACATGGGTAAAATATGCCTCTCCTGAAGACTTGCGCTTAGTGTTGGTGGATCTTAAACGAGCTGATTTGGGGCTATTTCATGGGATTGAGCATGTGGATGCGCTTTGTTTTGAGGCAAAGGACATGAGAAAACCTTTTGCTTTATTACGAACTGAAATGTATCGAAGAGGAGACTTACTGTTAGAGCATGGGGTCACTCATATCAGCAGGCTACCTTTTAAGCTGCCTCGTATTGTAGTGGTCATTGATGAAATGTCCATTGTGAAGAGAGAAACGGATCTTGTAGAGATGATCCAACAGTTTGCCAGCCAAGGTCGAGCACTAGGTGTTCATACGATTATTGCCATGCAGCGTCCCGATGCCGATTTGTTAAATTCAGCACTAAAAGCGAACTTACGGGTCCGGATCTCTGGAAGGCAGGCCGATGCGATAAATGCAAAAGTAGCTGGAGTAATTGGTGCCGAAGAAATCGATGCTGCAGCCAGAGGGCGCATGAAGATTAAAATTGATGAGGTCAAAGAATTTCAAGCCTATTTTTTAGATGAAGAAGTTTGTAAGGAACTACTTTCTTCTTATAAAACACATGTGAAAGATCCTGAGCCGCAACTCGAGGTCGTGTCACAGTCTATCTTCGGATTATTAGAGAAGGAGGAACAGCGATGA
- a CDS encoding MarR family transcriptional regulator, translated as MTVTHILSMAYNAPYISIMELAEFGSMHMTTAFNFSKRLKQKGYLRIIEKKVKRKNTCIELTKRGEELLLEILKNFKPHENKFFLGALSTKDLYGKLPNFTELITLTRNIYDENLIALMDNYLSMIERNLIEEDRMLKKKIDEVVKQ; from the coding sequence TTGACGGTCACACATATCTTATCCATGGCATACAATGCACCATATATCTCTATAATGGAACTTGCTGAATTTGGTTCTATGCATATGACAACAGCTTTTAATTTTTCGAAAAGGTTGAAACAAAAAGGGTATTTACGAATCATAGAAAAGAAAGTCAAAAGGAAAAATACATGTATTGAGTTAACAAAAAGGGGAGAAGAGTTATTACTTGAAATTTTAAAGAATTTTAAACCGCATGAAAATAAATTTTTTTTAGGAGCTCTTTCAACAAAAGACTTATATGGGAAATTACCTAACTTTACTGAACTAATTACTCTTACTCGTAATATATACGATGAAAATTTAATTGCACTTATGGATAATTATTTGTCCATGATTGAAAGAAACTTAATTGAAGAGGATAGAATGCTTAAGAAAAAAATTGATGAAGTCGTTAAACAATAA
- a CDS encoding VOC family protein — translation MIKKVEHVAIIVKDMDQAIEYYSDMFDFKVRLRGSSKTKEMAFLFLDEQPSVEIELIRDINPMSDYNKSGIVNHLAFTVENMNEAINHYKKKGIEFLSPEPQPTLEGGRMILFRGPSDELLQLVERVVVIAENPLA, via the coding sequence ATGATAAAAAAAGTGGAACATGTAGCTATAATTGTTAAGGATATGGATCAGGCCATTGAATATTACTCGGATATGTTTGACTTCAAGGTTCGTCTTCGAGGGTCTTCAAAAACAAAAGAGATGGCATTTTTGTTTTTGGACGAACAGCCAAGTGTAGAAATTGAACTAATTCGAGATATTAATCCTATGAGCGACTATAATAAAAGTGGAATTGTTAATCATCTTGCTTTTACAGTAGAGAATATGAACGAAGCAATAAACCACTATAAGAAAAAAGGAATTGAATTTTTATCTCCTGAACCCCAACCGACGTTAGAAGGGGGACGTATGATTTTGTTCCGCGGCCCCAGTGATGAACTGTTACAATTAGTAGAAAGAGTAGTAGTTATCGCCGAAAATCCACTGGCCTAG
- a CDS encoding LacI family DNA-binding transcriptional regulator encodes MSVSIKDVALKAGVSTASVSRVLTNKPGVGAKTAERIRKVMEELDYRPNLGARGLVKQNTGNIAVVVPRGSFILNNPFFSTVLEGIAKGIDQTDYNMMMSFTSSQQKRLLETQAVDGVILFAPRNEELSLEWLESIRLPIVVVGSYLEGSPFPCVRPDDEDGIKQAVNALYELGHRNIGIVNGPMSSMHSVKCLNGYKEKMDELGLNYSAENVFEIAEFDALKATTEVATFLKKHRDITGIVCSSDYLAIGVIKAADMIGLSVPEDLSVVGADDVPISDFITPALSTVHVDLLGIGQKATSILTSMLEGKQIRKKDVVFTMEYVDRSTTDRPKKHN; translated from the coding sequence ATGAGTGTAAGTATCAAGGACGTGGCACTTAAAGCTGGTGTTTCAACAGCTTCTGTCTCACGAGTATTGACAAATAAACCTGGTGTTGGTGCGAAAACGGCAGAACGAATTCGCAAAGTAATGGAAGAATTAGATTATCGTCCTAATTTAGGAGCAAGAGGACTTGTTAAACAAAATACAGGAAATATTGCAGTTGTAGTTCCAAGGGGATCGTTTATTTTAAATAACCCGTTCTTTTCAACAGTATTAGAAGGAATAGCAAAAGGAATTGACCAGACGGACTATAATATGATGATGTCGTTTACCTCTTCCCAACAGAAACGGCTGCTTGAAACTCAAGCCGTAGATGGTGTTATCCTTTTTGCACCTAGAAATGAGGAATTAAGCTTAGAATGGTTAGAGAGTATTCGATTACCGATTGTCGTAGTAGGTAGCTATTTAGAAGGATCCCCTTTCCCTTGTGTACGACCGGATGATGAAGATGGTATCAAACAAGCAGTGAATGCTCTCTATGAGCTAGGGCACCGAAATATTGGGATTGTAAATGGACCGATGAGTTCCATGCATAGTGTCAAGTGTTTGAACGGCTACAAAGAGAAAATGGATGAATTAGGTTTAAATTATTCTGCTGAAAATGTTTTTGAAATTGCTGAATTTGATGCTCTAAAAGCTACAACAGAAGTAGCTACGTTTCTAAAAAAACATAGAGACATTACAGGCATCGTTTGCTCATCTGATTATTTAGCCATCGGCGTTATTAAAGCAGCTGATATGATTGGCTTATCAGTACCTGAAGACTTATCCGTTGTGGGAGCTGATGATGTTCCGATTTCAGACTTTATAACTCCTGCGTTATCTACGGTTCATGTGGATTTACTAGGTATTGGACAAAAAGCAACCTCGATCCTGACGAGTATGTTAGAAGGGAAACAAATTCGAAAGAAAGACGTCGTATTCACGATGGAATATGTCGATAGGTCCACAACCGATAGGCCAAAAAAACATAACTAA
- a CDS encoding MFS transporter → MNTELNRNSSEPTKTINYDHEEIGLSNRATELLTRIESVPFSRWHIKPRVIMGSATFFDAFDALSLAFVLPVLIGIWNLTPGQIGILIGSGYLGQAIGAIFFGWLAERFGRVYSAKWTIFLMSGMSIACAFAGNFHALLWLRFVQGIGVGGEVPVAAAYINELSVAQGRGRFFMLYEMIFPLGLMISAQIGALVVPSFGWKWMFLIGGIGGLIVFLFFFKLRESPRWLISKGRFDEAERVIEEIESSTDKRIEAKISAPQAVVKGDWKELFSPFYRSRTLIVWTLWFSSYFVANGLNNWLPSLYKTVYNLPLEESLHAASLTNVIQTVAVFACALLIDRVGRKRWATIAFLVVGLLLTTLWFNGAKSAESVMYLGSAAYGVMGTITVLLYLYTPEIYPTRMRVLGIAFSTAWLRLASAIAPTILGFVLGAKGIGSVFVLFACVAAVGAFMAFKMIETREKVLEDIAP, encoded by the coding sequence ATGAATACAGAATTAAACAGAAATTCTTCAGAACCCACTAAGACTATCAACTATGATCACGAAGAAATTGGTTTGTCTAACCGTGCTACTGAACTGCTTACACGTATAGAGAGCGTTCCCTTTTCACGTTGGCATATTAAACCACGTGTCATCATGGGTTCAGCCACATTTTTTGATGCTTTTGATGCATTATCTCTAGCATTCGTTTTGCCTGTATTAATTGGAATATGGAATTTAACTCCTGGTCAAATCGGTATTCTTATCGGTTCTGGATATCTTGGACAAGCGATTGGAGCTATCTTTTTTGGTTGGTTAGCTGAACGATTTGGACGTGTTTATAGTGCTAAATGGACCATCTTTTTAATGTCAGGAATGAGTATTGCTTGTGCGTTTGCGGGGAATTTTCATGCCCTATTATGGCTGCGTTTTGTGCAAGGCATCGGAGTAGGTGGTGAAGTTCCTGTTGCTGCAGCTTATATAAATGAACTTTCAGTTGCACAAGGACGCGGACGTTTTTTTATGCTATATGAAATGATCTTCCCTCTTGGGTTAATGATATCTGCGCAGATTGGCGCTTTAGTTGTACCTAGTTTTGGATGGAAATGGATGTTTTTAATCGGTGGAATTGGTGGATTAATTGTCTTTTTATTCTTCTTTAAATTGCGCGAATCTCCTCGTTGGTTAATTTCAAAGGGCAGATTCGATGAAGCAGAACGAGTAATTGAAGAAATTGAATCGAGTACGGATAAACGTATAGAGGCAAAAATTAGTGCACCTCAAGCTGTAGTAAAAGGAGATTGGAAAGAATTATTTTCCCCTTTTTACCGCAGTAGAACGCTAATTGTTTGGACTCTTTGGTTTTCTTCCTACTTTGTTGCGAACGGACTTAATAACTGGCTTCCAAGTTTATACAAAACAGTTTATAACCTTCCATTAGAAGAATCTCTACATGCAGCGTCACTAACGAATGTCATTCAAACAGTAGCTGTGTTTGCTTGCGCGTTACTTATTGATAGAGTTGGACGTAAAAGGTGGGCAACTATCGCTTTTCTAGTTGTAGGGTTACTTTTAACAACGCTTTGGTTTAACGGTGCAAAATCTGCTGAAAGTGTTATGTATTTAGGTTCAGCAGCATACGGCGTCATGGGAACAATTACGGTTCTTCTCTATCTCTATACGCCAGAAATTTACCCAACACGTATGAGAGTACTTGGAATCGCGTTTTCGACAGCATGGTTGCGACTAGCTTCAGCCATTGCTCCTACGATACTCGGCTTTGTATTAGGCGCTAAAGGTATTGGTTCTGTTTTTGTTCTATTCGCTTGTGTAGCTGCAGTAGGTGCATTCATGGCATTTAAGATGATTGAGACACGTGAGAAGGTGTTAGAAGATATTGCGCCATAA
- a CDS encoding catalase, producing MAENKDVNASNEDDIKRETLTTRQGHPVRDNQNIRTIGNRGPATLENYHFIEKISHFDREEVPERVVHARGSGAFGYFETYGKVGDEPVEKYTRAKVFSGAGKKTPLMVRFSTVAGAKDSPETARDPRGFAVKMYTEEGNWDLVGNNLKIFFIRDAMKFPDMIHAFKADPASNVPNPQRMFDFVSRTPEATHMITFLFSPWGIPATYRHMQGSGVNTYKWVNDKGEAVLVKYHWEPKQGIRNLTQEEANTIQAKNVGHATQDLYEAIEGGDYPEWELFVQIMEDGYHPELDFDPLDDTKLWPEDKFPWLAVGRMVLDRNPKDFHAEIEQAAFGTGVLVDGMDFSDDKMLQGRTFSYSDTQRYRVGANYLKLPVNAPKVPIHTNQQRGQMDIRDPKESGDNPHINYEPSMLGGFQEENKKDRVPHQPTYNAAAMSAPIDRPNDYGQAGHTYRSFEDWERDELIKNLSDALAICDKRIQETMISHFTQADEEYGRRVKEGIEKKLHEMQDMKNTSEVPGRKAGKSKYGQGTLAANEATEDAVKKSHEVDPY from the coding sequence TTGGCAGAAAATAAAGACGTTAATGCTTCAAACGAGGATGATATAAAACGTGAAACGCTGACTACACGTCAGGGCCATCCTGTAAGAGACAACCAAAATATTCGTACAATTGGTAATCGTGGGCCAGCTACACTTGAAAATTATCACTTTATCGAAAAGATTTCTCATTTTGACCGCGAAGAAGTTCCAGAACGAGTCGTCCACGCACGAGGATCTGGAGCCTTTGGCTACTTTGAAACATATGGAAAAGTGGGGGACGAACCAGTAGAGAAATATACTCGGGCAAAGGTATTTTCAGGTGCGGGCAAGAAAACACCATTGATGGTTCGTTTCTCCACAGTTGCCGGAGCAAAAGATTCTCCAGAAACAGCTCGAGATCCACGCGGATTCGCTGTAAAAATGTACACGGAAGAGGGGAATTGGGATTTGGTTGGGAATAACCTTAAGATTTTCTTTATCCGTGATGCAATGAAGTTCCCTGATATGATTCATGCGTTTAAAGCAGACCCAGCTTCGAACGTGCCAAATCCTCAGAGAATGTTTGATTTTGTTTCCCGTACACCCGAGGCTACCCACATGATTACATTTTTGTTCTCTCCATGGGGAATTCCAGCGACGTATCGTCACATGCAGGGGTCTGGTGTAAATACCTACAAATGGGTGAATGATAAGGGAGAGGCTGTACTAGTAAAGTATCATTGGGAACCTAAGCAGGGAATTCGGAACTTAACACAAGAAGAGGCAAATACGATACAAGCCAAAAACGTGGGACATGCAACGCAGGATTTATACGAAGCAATTGAGGGTGGAGATTATCCAGAATGGGAGCTCTTCGTACAAATTATGGAGGATGGTTATCATCCAGAGCTTGATTTTGATCCCTTAGATGATACGAAACTTTGGCCGGAAGATAAGTTTCCATGGTTGGCAGTGGGCCGTATGGTTCTAGATCGTAATCCAAAGGATTTCCATGCAGAAATCGAGCAAGCCGCCTTCGGTACAGGAGTTCTTGTAGATGGAATGGACTTCTCAGACGATAAAATGCTACAAGGACGTACCTTTTCTTATTCAGATACACAGCGCTACCGTGTAGGTGCGAACTATCTAAAATTACCTGTGAATGCACCGAAAGTGCCTATTCATACGAATCAGCAGCGCGGTCAAATGGATATTCGTGACCCAAAGGAATCTGGGGATAATCCACATATTAACTATGAGCCTTCAATGCTTGGTGGCTTTCAGGAAGAAAATAAGAAAGACCGTGTTCCACATCAACCAACGTATAATGCAGCCGCAATGAGTGCACCAATTGACCGTCCTAACGATTATGGGCAGGCAGGTCACACATACCGTAGTTTTGAAGATTGGGAGCGCGATGAATTGATTAAAAATCTATCGGATGCACTTGCTATTTGTGATAAACGAATCCAAGAAACGATGATTTCTCATTTTACACAAGCTGATGAAGAATATGGTCGACGTGTGAAGGAAGGTATTGAAAAGAAACTACACGAAATGCAGGATATGAAAAATACAAGTGAGGTACCTGGTCGTAAAGCAGGTAAATCAAAATATGGACAAGGTACATTAGCTGCAAATGAAGCAACAGAAGATGCTGTAAAGAAAAGTCACGAAGTCGATCCTTATTAA
- a CDS encoding aspartyl-phosphate phosphatase Spo0E family protein — protein sequence MGWSLQGYKGVLKQTLIIEIEKARENMIQVALEEGMTSDNALQVSQFIDQLLNELHKIRLTK from the coding sequence GTGGGATGGTCATTGCAGGGTTATAAGGGTGTTTTAAAACAGACTTTGATTATAGAGATAGAAAAGGCCCGGGAGAATATGATTCAAGTAGCACTAGAAGAAGGAATGACAAGTGACAACGCACTTCAAGTCAGCCAGTTTATTGATCAATTGTTAAATGAATTACATAAGATTAGATTAACAAAGTAA